The Streptomyces sp. NBC_01255 genome window below encodes:
- the fusA gene encoding elongation factor G, which produces MATTSLDLAKVRNIGIMAHIDAGKTTTTERILFYTGVSYKIGEVHDGAATMDWMEQEQERGITITSAATTCHWPLENVDHTINIIDTPGHVDFTVEVERSLRVLDGAVTVFDGVAGVEPQSETVWRQADRYGVPRICFVNKLDRTGADFLRCVDMIVNRLGAVPIVMQLPIGAEMDFQGVVDLVRMKALVWSADASKGEMYDVVDIPENLTELADEYRGKLIESVSENDEELMELFLEGVEPTEEQLYAAVRRITIASGKGGGEKTVTPVFCGTAFKNKGVQPLLDAVVRYLPSPLDVEAIEGHDVKDAELVVKRKPSDDEPLSALAFKIASDPHLGKLTFVRIYSGRLEAGTAVLNSVKGKKERIGKIYRMHANKREEIDSVGAGDIVAVMGLKQTTTGETLCDDKNPVILESMDFPAPVIQVAIEPKSKGDQEKLGVAIQRLAEEDPSFQVHSDEETGQTIIGGMGELHLDILVDRMRREFKVEANVGKPQVAYRETIRKVVERVDYTHKKQTGGTGQFAKVQIAIEPITDGDATYEFVNKVTGGRIPKEYIPSVDAGAQEAMQFGILAGYEMTGVRVILLDGGYHEVDSSELAFKIAGSQAFKEAARKASPVILEPMMSVEVTTPEDYMGEVIGDINSRRGQIQAMEERSGARVVKGLVPLSEMFGYVGDLRSKTSGRASYSMQFDSYAEVPRNVAEEIIAKAKGE; this is translated from the coding sequence ATGGCTACCACTTCGCTTGACCTTGCCAAGGTGCGCAACATCGGCATCATGGCGCACATCGACGCGGGCAAGACGACCACCACCGAGCGGATCCTGTTCTACACCGGCGTCTCTTACAAGATCGGTGAAGTCCACGACGGCGCTGCCACGATGGACTGGATGGAGCAGGAGCAGGAGCGCGGCATCACGATCACGTCCGCCGCGACGACCTGCCACTGGCCGCTCGAGAATGTCGATCACACGATCAACATCATCGACACGCCGGGTCACGTCGACTTCACCGTCGAGGTGGAGCGTTCGCTGCGCGTGCTCGACGGTGCTGTCACCGTGTTCGACGGTGTGGCCGGCGTCGAGCCCCAGTCCGAGACCGTTTGGCGACAGGCGGACCGCTACGGCGTCCCGCGTATCTGCTTCGTCAACAAGCTCGACCGTACGGGCGCCGACTTCCTGCGCTGCGTCGACATGATCGTGAACCGCCTTGGCGCGGTCCCGATCGTCATGCAGCTGCCCATCGGCGCCGAGATGGACTTCCAGGGTGTTGTGGACCTCGTCCGCATGAAGGCCCTGGTCTGGTCCGCGGACGCGTCCAAGGGCGAGATGTACGACGTCGTCGACATCCCGGAGAACCTGACCGAGCTCGCCGACGAGTACCGCGGCAAGCTGATCGAGTCCGTCTCCGAGAACGACGAGGAGCTCATGGAGCTCTTCCTCGAGGGCGTCGAGCCCACCGAGGAGCAGCTCTACGCCGCCGTCCGTCGCATCACCATTGCCTCCGGCAAGGGTGGCGGCGAGAAGACGGTCACCCCCGTCTTCTGTGGCACCGCGTTCAAGAACAAGGGCGTCCAGCCCCTGCTCGACGCGGTCGTGCGCTACCTTCCCTCCCCCCTGGACGTCGAGGCCATCGAGGGCCACGACGTCAAGGACGCGGAGCTGGTCGTCAAGCGCAAGCCGTCCGACGACGAGCCGCTGTCGGCCCTCGCGTTCAAGATCGCGAGCGACCCGCACCTCGGCAAGCTCACCTTCGTCCGGATCTACTCCGGTCGCCTGGAGGCCGGCACCGCGGTGCTGAACTCCGTCAAGGGCAAGAAGGAGCGCATCGGCAAGATCTACCGCATGCACGCGAACAAGCGTGAGGAGATCGACTCGGTGGGCGCCGGCGACATCGTCGCCGTCATGGGCCTGAAGCAGACCACCACCGGTGAGACGCTGTGCGACGACAAGAACCCGGTCATCCTGGAGTCCATGGACTTCCCGGCGCCGGTCATTCAGGTCGCGATCGAGCCCAAGTCCAAGGGTGACCAGGAGAAGCTGGGTGTCGCCATCCAGCGTCTCGCGGAGGAGGACCCCTCCTTCCAGGTGCACTCGGACGAGGAGACCGGCCAGACCATCATCGGTGGTATGGGCGAGCTTCACCTCGACATCCTCGTCGACCGTATGCGTCGCGAGTTCAAGGTCGAGGCGAACGTCGGCAAGCCGCAGGTCGCGTACCGCGAGACGATCCGCAAGGTCGTCGAGCGCGTGGACTACACCCACAAGAAGCAGACCGGTGGTACCGGTCAGTTCGCCAAGGTGCAGATCGCGATCGAGCCGATCACGGACGGCGACGCCACGTACGAGTTCGTGAACAAGGTCACCGGTGGCCGCATCCCGAAGGAGTACATCCCTTCGGTCGACGCGGGTGCGCAGGAGGCCATGCAGTTCGGCATCCTGGCCGGCTACGAGATGACTGGCGTCCGCGTCATCCTTCTCGACGGTGGCTACCACGAGGTCGACTCCTCCGAGCTCGCGTTCAAGATCGCCGGTTCGCAGGCCTTCAAGGAGGCCGCGCGTAAGGCTTCGCCGGTCATCCTCGAGCCCATGATGTCCGTCGAGGTCACCACGCCCGAGGACTACATGGGTGAGGTCATCGGCGACATCAACTCCCGCCGTGGTCAGATTCAGGCCATGGAGGAGCGCAGCGGCGCTCGCGTCGTGAAGGGCCTCGTGCCCCTCTCGGAGATGTTCGGCTACGTCGGAGACCTCCGCAGCAAGACCTCGGGTCGCGCAAGCTACTCGATGCAGTTCGACTCCTACGCCGAGGTTCCGCGGAACGTCGCCGAGGAGATCATCGCGAAGGCCAAGGGCGAGTAA
- the tuf gene encoding elongation factor Tu translates to MAKAKFERTKPHVNIGTIGHIDHGKTTLTAAITKVLHDAYPDLNEASAFDQIDKAPEERQRGITISIAHVEYQTESRHYAHVDCPGHADYIKNMITGAAQMDGAILVVAATDGPMPQTKEHVLLARQVGVPYIVVALNKADMVDDEEILELVELEVRELLSEYDFPGDDLPVVRVSALKALEGDKEWGEALLGLMKAVDESIPQPEREVDKPFLMPIEDVFTITGRGTVVTGRIERGVLKVNETVDIIGIKTEKTTTTVTGIEMFRKLLDEGQAGENVGLLLRGIKREDVERGQVIIKPGSVTPHTNFEAQAYILSKDEGGRHTPFFNNYRPQFYFRTTDVTGVVTLPEGTEMVMPGDNTAMSVELIQPIAMEEGLKFAIREGGRTVGAGQVVSITA, encoded by the coding sequence GTGGCGAAGGCAAAGTTCGAGCGGACTAAGCCGCACGTCAACATCGGCACCATCGGTCACATTGACCACGGTAAGACGACCCTCACGGCCGCCATTACCAAGGTGCTGCACGACGCGTACCCGGACCTGAACGAGGCCTCGGCCTTCGACCAGATCGACAAGGCTCCCGAGGAGCGCCAGCGCGGTATCACCATCTCGATCGCGCACGTCGAGTACCAGACCGAGTCGCGTCACTACGCCCACGTTGACTGCCCCGGTCACGCGGACTACATCAAGAACATGATCACGGGTGCGGCGCAGATGGACGGCGCCATCCTCGTGGTCGCGGCCACCGACGGCCCGATGCCGCAGACCAAGGAGCACGTGCTCCTGGCCCGCCAGGTCGGCGTTCCGTACATCGTCGTCGCCCTGAACAAGGCCGACATGGTGGACGACGAGGAGATCCTGGAGCTCGTCGAGCTCGAGGTGCGTGAGCTCCTCTCCGAGTACGACTTCCCGGGCGACGACCTTCCGGTCGTCCGCGTCTCGGCGCTCAAGGCGCTCGAGGGCGACAAGGAGTGGGGCGAGGCTCTCCTCGGTCTCATGAAGGCCGTCGACGAGTCGATCCCGCAGCCCGAGCGCGAGGTCGACAAGCCGTTCCTCATGCCGATCGAGGACGTCTTCACGATCACCGGTCGTGGCACCGTCGTCACCGGTCGTATCGAGCGTGGTGTCCTCAAGGTCAACGAGACCGTCGACATCATCGGTATCAAGACCGAGAAGACCACCACCACGGTCACCGGTATCGAGATGTTCCGCAAGCTGCTCGACGAGGGCCAGGCCGGTGAGAACGTCGGTCTGCTCCTCCGTGGCATCAAGCGCGAGGACGTCGAGCGCGGCCAGGTCATCATCAAGCCGGGTTCGGTCACGCCGCACACGAACTTCGAGGCCCAGGCCTACATCCTGTCGAAGGACGAGGGTGGCCGTCACACCCCGTTCTTCAACAACTACCGCCCGCAGTTCTACTTCCGTACCACGGACGTGACCGGCGTCGTGACCCTCCCCGAGGGCACCGAGATGGTCATGCCGGGCGACAACACCGCCATGAGCGTTGAGCTGATCCAGCCCATCGCCATGGAGGAGGGCCTCAAGTTCGCCATCCGTGAGGGTGGCCGGACCGTCGGCGCCGGCCAGGTCGTCTCGATCACTGCCTGA